The segment CGCATCGCGGGGTCGCCGACTTTCCCACGCTCCGGGACGTACATCTCCGCCTCTTCGCCGAATAGGCTCATATTGCCGCGCTTCATCGCCCGATCTGCCATCGCATCAAACATCGCGCCTTCCTGATTCGGGGGCGGCACCACTCGCTCCAGGACGCCTTCTTCTTCGATGTCGGCGAACTGGTCCAGGGGATCGAGCACGCCGACCGGATTTGTTTCGCTGCTCATCGTCATCATCAGGCTCTTTGCGAAGACCGTTTTTCCCGTTCCGGTCATGCCGCAGATCGTGATCCGGTTCGACGTTTTGACCTCAAC is part of the Candidatus Glassbacteria bacterium genome and harbors:
- a CDS encoding ATP-binding protein, whose amino-acid sequence is MGVEVKTSNRITICGMTGTGKTVFAKSLMMTMSSETNPVGVLDPLDQFADIEEEGVLERVVPPPNQEGAMFDAMADRAMKRGNMSLFGEEAEMYVPERGKVGDPAMRAILRGRNRGVGITLITRRIAMLSKNFFSLSDHVFIFRHFSPNDISYLADFVGPETARRFMDLPDYYFAHFANGKTDFLKPIKIPTVPSARS